The genomic region CCGTAGTCGCCCTTGTAACCCTTGTCCTTGTACGTCTGGATGAACGTCTTGGCGGCGGGCAGGGTGTCGGCGGGGACGCCGATGGCGGTGGCGAGGTCGCCCTCGGAGGCCTTGCCGGCGGCCTCGATGTAGGTGGAGGCGAACATGCCGTCGCCGCCGAACAGCGGGATCTTGACGCCGGCGTCCTTGAGCTGCTTGGTGATCAGCGCGGACTCGTCGTACTGGCCGCCGTAGTACAGCAGGTCGGCACCGGAGTTCTTGATCTTCGTGACGAGGGAGCCGAAGTCCTTGTCGCCGGTGTTGACGTGGTCGGTGCCCACGACCTTGCCGCCGAGCTTCTTGAACTGCTCGTTGAAGATCTTCGCGAGGCCGGCGCCGTAGGTCTGCTTGTCGTCGACGACGAAGGCCTTCTTCTTCTTGAGGCCGTTGTACGCGTAGCCGGCCGCGAAGCTGCCCTGGAGTTCGTCGGTGGTGGCGGTACGGAAGTACGTCTTGAACGGACGCTTCTTGTCCGTCTGCCAGTTCTTGCCCTGGGTCAGCTCGGGGGCGGTGTTCGCGGGGGAGATCTGGACCATGTTGGCCGAGGCGAAGACCTGCTGCATCGTCTGGGCGACGCCGGAGTTCAGCGGGCCGACGGCGCCGACGGCGG from Streptomyces chartreusis NRRL 3882 harbors:
- a CDS encoding branched-chain amino acid ABC transporter substrate-binding protein, with protein sequence MVILTSVLTTGALTLTACGSRDDSGDKSGDSGAATTLTIGVDAPLSGENSTTGLGIQYGAQIAVDDANKNNWVPGVKFKLKALDDKAQPATGQSNATSLTGDKTAVGAVGPLNSGVAQTMQQVFASANMVQISPANTAPELTQGKNWQTDKKRPFKTYFRTATTDELQGSFAAGYAYNGLKKKKAFVVDDKQTYGAGLAKIFNEQFKKLGGKVVGTDHVNTGDKDFGSLVTKIKNSGADLLYYGGQYDESALITKQLKDAGVKIPLFGGDGMFASTYIEAAGKASEGDLATAIGVPADTLPAAKTFIQTYKDKGYKGDYGAYGAYAYDATTAIIKAVKAAADANGGKVPTDINDLRSKVVDGVQKSDFEGLTGKISFDQYGDTTNKQLTVYQVEKGAWKDVETGTADLK